In the Oryza glaberrima chromosome 6, OglaRS2, whole genome shotgun sequence genome, one interval contains:
- the LOC127775631 gene encoding zealexin A1 synthase-like has translation MADLHTYLYLGLALVSLLAVQLARRRRSSAAHGSGALRLPPGPWQLPVIGSLHHLVGKLPHQAMRDLARRHGPVMMLRLGEVPTLVVSSREAAREVTKTHDTSFASRPLSATTRVFSNGGRDIVFAPYGDYWRQLRKIAVTELLSARRVASFRAIREEEVAAMLRAVAASAAAGRAVEMRPLLSAFVSDSTVRAVMGDRFPHLDVFLRELDRSIELVVGFNPADLWPSSRLAGCLTGTMRQAKKCWDTMSSILESTIQEHLQKNSSGGGGGAEATDEDLIDVLLRIQKEGGLQFPFDMDVIKSVIHNVFGAGSETSATTLGWAIAELIRNPAAMKKATIEVRQTFAAAGVVSEAALSELRYLHLVIKETLRLHPPGPLLLPRECREQCKVLGYDVPRGTQVLVNAWAIGRDPRYWPGGSPEEFRPERFSDGEPAAVLDFKGTDFELLPFGAGRRMCPGMAFGLANMELPLASLLFHFDWEVPGMTDPTKLDMTEAFGISVRRKADLIISPILRVPVPGV, from the exons atggcaGATCTTCACACCTATCTGTACCTTGGCCTGGCGCTCGTTTCCCTGCTCGCCGTGCAACTCGCCAGGCGTaggcgctcgtcggcggcgcaTGGCTCTGGCGCGCTGCGGCTGCCGCCGGGGCCATGGCAGCTGCCGGTCATAGGCAGCCTGCACCACCTCGTCGGCAAGCTCCCGCACCAAGCGATGCGCGACCTGGCGCGTCGCCACGGGCCGGTCATGATGCTCCGGCTTGGGGAGGTGCCCACGCTGGTGGTGTCgtcgcgggaggcggcgcgcgaggtGACCAAGACCCACGACACGTCGTTCGCGTCGCGGCCGCTGAGCGCCACCACGCGCGTGTTCAGCAACGGCGGCAGGGACATCGTGTTCGCCCCGTACGGGGACTACTGGCGCCAGCTCCGGAAGATCGCCGTCACGGAGCTCCTCAGCGCGCGCCGCGTGGCCTCCTTCCGCGCCAtccgcgaggaggaggtcgccgccatgctgcgcgcggtggccgcctccgcggcggccgggcgcgccGTCGAGATGCGGCCGCTGCTGTCGGCGTTCGTGTCCGACTCCACCGTGCGCGCCGTGATGGGCGACCGGTTCCCCCACCTCGACGTGTTCCTCCGCGAGCTCGACCGCTCCATCGAGCTCGTGGTCGGGTTCAACCCGGCGGACTTGTGGCCATCGTCGCGCCTCGCCGGCTGTCTCACCGGCACCATGCGCCAGGCCAAGAAATGCTGGGACACGATGTCCAGCATCCTCGAAAGCACCATCCAGGAGCACCTCCAGAAGaatagcagcggcggcggcggcggcgctgaagCCACCGACGAGGACCTCATCGATGTTTTGCTAAGGATACAGAAGGAGGGAGGGCTCCAGTTCCCGTTCGACATGGACGTCATCAAGTCTGTCATCCAT AACGTCTTCGGCGCCGGCAGCGAGACATCGGCAACGACGCTGGGGTGGGCGATCGCTGAGCTAATCCGGAACCCGGCAGCGATGAAGAAGGCGACGATCGAGGTGAGGCAAACCTTCGCCGCGGCCGGCGTTGTGTCAGAGGCCGCTCTCAGCGAGCTCCGATACCTGCACCTCGTCATCAAGGAGACGCTCCGTCTCCACCCGCCggggccgctgctgctgccgcgcgaGTGCCGGGAGCAGTGCAAGGTGCTCGGCTACGACGTGCCGCGTGGTACGCAGGTGCTGGTCAACGCCTGGGCGATCGGCCGCGACCCGCGGTACTGGCCTGGCGGCTCGCCCGAAGAGTTCCGCCCGGAGCGGTTCAGCGACGGCGAGCCAGCCGCCGTGTTGGATTTCAAGGGCACCGACTTCGAGCTCCTGCCGTTCGGCGCCGGCCGACGGATGTGTCCCGGGATGGCGTTCGGGCTCGCCAACATGGAGCTCCCTCTCGCTAGCTTGCTCTTCCACTTTGACTGGGAGGTGCCCGGAATGACCGACCCGACCAAGCTCGACATGACTGAGGCGTTCGGCATCAGTGTTCGCCGAAAGGCTGACCTCATCATTAGCCCCATACTCCGCGTGCCCGTGCCCGGCGTCTAG